The following is a genomic window from Bacillus carboniphilus.
CATTTGTACCCGTAAAATCTGTAGCCGTATCTAGATGGGCTAAGAAGCCTATCGTGTCTACTTCCTTATCCGTATTGGAAGGAAGGCTGGCCATCACATAACCGTTTTCATCCATTGTGATTTCTTGCATTCCAATTTCCTTTAATTCTTCTACTAGCATTTTTGCAAGAGTCAATTGTCCTGGTGTGGAAGGGCATGTCTCACTAGTTTCATCTGATTGAGTGTCCACCTTAACGTATGTAGTAAGACGCTTGATTAAATCGTTTTTCAATTTCAACACCTCAATTATGTAAGATACTTTATATTTTATCATGTAGAAAGAAATTGGAATACGACGAAAGTTTTATCATTTCATGAAAAAGAGATTGGCTTTATACCAACCTCTACTCCGTTAATTCTTTAATTAGAGTCGGAGCCGCTTGAATGGCTCTTTGATCTTCTTTAATTTCACCAGGCTTATTTGCTTTTCCGATTAGATACCCTTCAAACGATGTACCAAAAAACTCAAAGATATGCTTGAACTGCTGAATAAGAGGGAGGCCTTTTATATAAGGAGAGTCTCCACCTACTGCAATGACATATGCTTTCTTTTCTTTCAATCGGTCTTTAAAGTGACTATATCGATCTTCTCTCATGATTTGTGACCATCGATCAATGAAGGTTTTCATTAAACTAGTCATGCTATACCAATAAATAGGGGTAGCAAATACTAAGACATCATGATCCAACATTTGATCTACAATCGCCGCCATATCATCATCTATTTCTGGAAAACCTTCTTCTGAGTGCCTTTCATCTTGTATATCTTGTATAAAACAGTCTCGTAAGTAAACGTGAGTAGCTTTATCCTCTGGAACTGCTAGATGTGCAAGGTATTCAGTATTACCATCGGACCTGGTCGATCCGTGGAACACGATGATTTTCAAATTGATTTCCTCCTAATCCTAACAAATTATCCCTTAAAGGAACCTTTATCTTCATTTTAAATACTATGTTCTTTTACTTCAATGATTCGAACTCAGGGACCAGAACGATATCTAAGATAAGCAACTTTATAATAGGGTGCTCTACTGGGCATGTCTTTATAAATGAGGCCATCATTGAAAGTACGGGGAACCCCATAAATACATTTAATCATTTGTGTCTATTTTCAAAACAATGTTTGACAATATTGTGAACTCGGTGAATAATATAATCATAAGGGGATGATCGAATGGAATCTAAAAAAATATTGAACGCCGTTAAATATGCAGGTGGCTCCGTATTATTTTCTGGGATTATGATGTTTATCATCGGCTTTTTCGTAAGCGGTTCCAGCCTATTAACGTCCATCAGTATCGGAACCATCATGGGAGCGGTATTTATATTCTTAATGGGTGTATTCTTTGTGGTCACAGAAGAGATGCAGGATAAAAACAGAGAGAGATTAGGTAGGCAAAATTAAAATAATCTATAATTAAAAAACAGACCAAATCAAAATATGAGATGGTCTGTTTTTTTTGTTTACATATAGCCCCATACCATTGCGAGTAAAGTACCAAACACAGTAACAAGGGCAATAATAACACCGTAATATACGTTTGTATAAATCGCAGCTTTGTCTTCCGTTTCACCCGCATGCATGAATACCACTAACTGAAGTCCTGCTTGAATAAAAGCAGTAATTAACAGGATGGTCATCCCAACTCCAAAGGACATTTCAAAGAAGTAAACCGCTAATGCAACAAAGGTGAGTACTAGAGAAAACACAAAGCCCATCACTTGTTTACGCGGGAATAGCTCTTTCATCATTACATCATTCCTTTCAAGTAGATGAAGCTGAAGATGAAGATCCAGACAACATCTAAGAAATGCCAGTAAAGAGAGAAAATAAACGATTTATTGGCTGTTGCAGGGGTTAACCCGCGTTTTTTCACTTGTAAGACAATAAACAGTCCCCAGAACAAACCAAAGGTTACGTGTGCACCGTGTGTTCCTAATGTTGTGAGAAGGGCAGCTGTAAATCCACTAGTTTGTATTCCAGCTCCAACGTGCACATAATGCATGAATTCATAAATCTCTACACCAAGGAAGGCGAGCCCTAAAAGTAGGGTAATACTAAAGAATGTAAGCATTGCTTTCGTTCTGCCAATTCTCATGGCATGAATTCCAAGTCCAATCGTAAAACTACTTGTTAAAAGTAGTAATGTCTCAATTAAAACGGGAGTAATTTCGAATATCTCAGCACCAGATGGCCCAGAACCTGTACGACCTTCTAGTGTAAAATAAGATGCGAACAAAGTCGCAAATAACATAATCTCCGCTCCAAGGAAAATCCAGAAGCCCAAAATATTTAAACTGTTTTGTCCGGTGCTATATTCAAGAGGCTGAGTGTGATCGACTTTCATCATCTAGCACCTCCCAATTTTTCTTCCGTTTCTATTATTTCATCCACTGAAATGTGGTATCCATGGTCTTCTTCTACAGACCGGTGAGCCATACAAGCGAAGATCCCAATTGTTGATAGGATAGCTGGAATCCAAAGACTAAAGATCATGCTGAATCCCCACACGTAGAAAATGGCACTCATGATAAATGGAACACCACTTTTATTTGGCATGTGAATTTCTTGATACTTGCCTTTAAATAGTGATTCTTTATTCTTTTTAGCATCCCAGAAAGCTTCACTAGAATTTACTTCTGGAGCAATGGCGAAGTTATATTCTGGAACTGGGCTATGCGTTGCCCATTCAAGGGAACGTGCATTCCACGGATCACTTGAAATCTCTCTTGATGCATAACGAGTGCTGTAATAAATGTTGTATACAATGATTACAAATCCAACCGCTAACATTAAAGCACCGACAAATGAAAGCATATTCCAAATACCAAAGCCAGTTGCTTCAGAGTAAGTGTACATACGGCGTGCTTGCCCATCTAGTCCTGAAATGAACATTGGGAAGAAGGCAACAACGGTACCACTGGCAATAAACCAGAACGCCCATTTACCAATTCGCTCATTTAACATGAAGCCAAACATTTTTGGCCACCAATAGGTTAGACCGGCTAACATCGCAAATACAACGCCTGGAATAATCACTAAGTGGAAGTGAGCAACTAAGAACATCGTATTGTGATACTGGTAGTCAGCACTTGCCATCGCTAACATAACACCTGTAACCCCACCGATTGTAAAAATCGGAATAAAACCAAGGGAATAAAGCATTGGAACAGTGAATTCGATTTTTCCTTTCCAAAGCGTAAACAACCAGTTGAAAATTTTAATTCCCGTTGGCACAGCGATCGCCATCGTAGTAATGGAGAAAATACTATTTGTTAGTGCCCCATGCCCCATGGTAAAGAAGTGGTGAGCCCAAACTAAGAAAGAGAGAAGGGAGATAATCACCATTGAACCAACCATGGATTTATATCCGTATAAATTCCTACGTGCAAATGTTGAAATCACTTCACTATAGATCCCAAAGGCAGGGAGGATTAAGATGTACACTTCAGGATGTCCCCAAACCCAAAATAGGTTCGCCCAAAGCATATCCATTCCGCCATTATTGGTTGTAAAGAAGTGCGTCCCAAATAGTCGATCCATTGTTCCCATTGCAAGAGCAACAGTTAGAACAGGGAAGGCAAACACGATGATTACGTTTGTAATCAACGATGACCAAGTAAACATTGGCATCTTCATTAACGTCATACCTGGTGCTCTCATTTTTAAAATCGTCGTGATAAAGTTAATCCCAGTCATTAACGTTCCAAGACCTGCAATTTGAATCGCAATCATATAGTAGTTCGTACCGACAGAAGGACTAAACTCATTACCGGCTAGTGGGAAGTAAGACGTCCATCCTGCATCAGGTGAACCCCCTACGACAAAGGAAATATTAAATAACATCGCACCCATAAAGAATAACCAGAAGCTTAGGGCGTTTAGTCGTGGGAAAGCGACATCGCGAGCCCCAATCTGGAGTGGAACTACAAAGTTCATGAGAGCCATGATAAAAGGCATCGCCATGAAGATAATCATAACCACTCCGTGCGTAGTAAAAATCTCATTGTAATGTTGTGCATCTAGTAATGTATTTTCAGGTACAGCAAGTTGAGCACGCATCATGATCGCGTCAACTCCACCGCGGAATAGCATGAGTAATGCTGAAATTAAATACATGATACCAATCCGCTTATGGTCAACGGTGGTTAGCCATTCTCGCCACAGGTATCCCCATTTCTTGAAATAGGTTAGTCCAGCAAAAATCGCAATGACCGTAATACCAATGGCAACCATTGACGCATAAATCGCTACACTAGGATGTGGTATGGCAAAACGTTCCAAGAACTCCATACATATGACTCCTTTCAGGATATAAAAATCAAACTAGGAAACTCTTAAACTCTTAACGTTCATGATCAGACTCTTTTGAATGACTGTCATCCTTTTCATTAGAATGATCTGTTTGTTCATGTTGCTTTTCATTGCTAGTTCCATGATTATGACCAGCGTGTTCACCTTCAGGAGGTGGTAAAAAGTCTAAGTGGGTATTCGAGAACGTTAACTGTCCAAGATGTCCGGGCTCTAAAAGCTCTGTAAATCGATCCTCGGTTAATGGTTTTGCCGTATCTTTCACTTCTTCGACCCATTCTTCATATTCAGCATTGGGCATTGCTTTTACATTAAATGTATTTTCGGCAAAGCCTTTACCACTAAAGTTGGCATTACGTCCTGAGAATTCACCAGGGACCTCCGCAACAATATTTATTTTCGTAACCATATCAGCCATCGCATATTTTTGACCTGCTAGCTGTGGTACCCAAAAGCTTGTAATAGGTCCATAAGAGTACAGTCTAAATTCGACTGGGCGATGGGTTGGAATAAATACATAGTTTACCGTTTCAATGTCTTCTTCTGGGTAGCTAAAATGCCATTTCCAGTTAGAAGATGACGCGTAAATGACTAATGGCTCTTGATCTTCATATCCTTTAGGGACCGATTCGACTTCGTACGTGCTTTTCACCGATACAATGGAAAGGAAGATGATAATCAAGACAGGAATACCAACAATGATTGATTCCACAATTACATTTCCTTCGATGTGAGGTGGTTCGTAGTCGTTACTTTGTTTGGAAGCTCGATATTTTACGAGCATGTATATCAAAATAGCAAATACAACAAAAACAATAATGGACATTGTCCAAATCGAAAGCATAATAACATCAGCAGTTGTTTCGGCTTGAGGTCCTTTCGGGTCCAGGACCAATAATGGTTCACAACCTGATAAAACAGTGACAATAGAAACAAGTAATAACAAAAATGGCCACTTGAATCTCATACAGGTACCCCTTTCTTCATGATCGAAATGATCCTATGTGATGTTTTTCACATTTTGTAACTATATCTTAAAATCTTATATTCTTTTTCTCAACAATTTGTGAAGGAGTTCACAAAACGTTCACCGATTTTGTGTGATTTATGTCACAGAACTTTCACTACTCTTTACCCGAATAGGGCAACGTTAAGTTAAAAATTTGACTTTTTATTTGAAGAAATAAATGGAAGGAAAAGAGATACACTAACAGAGAAAGGAGCATGATAAACAATGGAATTTACAATCAATTGGAAAGGGAAAATGGCCTTTGGGAGCGAAACACCATCGGGACATACAATCTTGATGGATGCATCAGAAGAGGTAGGGGGAGAAAATCAAGGTGCGAGGCCGACAGAGCTACTATTAAATGCAGTCGCTGGATGTACTGGGATTGATATCATTTCGATTTTACATAAAATGCGATTAGAACCAACCGCATTTCAAATGGATGTAAAAGGAGTACGAGCAGATGACCATCCGAAAAAATTCACAGACATTCATATTCATTACGCTCTAGACGGTGATTTACCAGAGGAGAAAGTCGTTCGTGCTATTGAGCTATCAAAAGATAAATACTGTTCCGTTTCACATTCATTAAGCTCTAACATTACTGTAAGCTACTCTATCAATGGTAAAGAAGGGGAAAAGTCTCTATAATAACTTGTATATTATGAAGTAAAGGAAGAGCCTATGGAGACTAAACAAGACATTCGAGAGCGGATATGGACGTACTTAGAGGAGAATAAGCTTGGTCGATTCCCATTTCCACTAAAGGGGAGAATCCCCAATTTTAAAGGAGCGGAAAAAGCAGCCCACTTTGTAACGACAATCCCTGGCTATAAAGATGCTAAAGTGATCAAAGTAAATCCCGACTCTCCACAGTTGCCGATTCGTGCACAAGCTTTACGTGATGGCAAAACAATTCTTGTCCCAACACCTCGGTTAAAAGCGGGATTTATTATGGTAAAACCTGAGTGGGTTCCAGCAGGGGGAGAGAGAAGAGCAGCAAGCTTATCTCATATTAAGTCGTACGGAAAGGAAATTCCTCTTACGGATATTCCACCCATTGATTTATTTTTTGTAGGTTCCGTTGCTCTTCAGCAAGACGGACGAAGAGTAGGAAAGGGAGAAGGGTATGCTGACAGAGAGTATGCGATTCTTCGAGAATTAGGAAATCCAGCTATCCCGGTTATTGGTACTGTACATAGTGGACAATTAACCGATGTAGATGTCCCGCGGGATCCTTTTGACTTAACGGTTGATTGGATTGCGACAGAGAGTGAACTCATCGAAACGAAAACACCCTATCCAAAGCCAGAGGGAATTCAATGGGAGCTTGTAACAGAGGAAGAAATGAATGAAATGCCGGTTTTAAAGGAGATTTGGGATATAAAGAGATCGCATTGAATAAAGCTAGCACAGTATTTTGAGTGCTAGTTTTTTCATTGTTGGGGAGGGGGGGACTTCCGCACTCAAATTCAAACTTTCGCACTCAAAACGGTATTGTCCGCACATAATTATACGATTTTCGCACTCAAATTAAGATTTGCACTCAAATTGTAAAAATTCGCACTTAAATATCATTTTTCGCACTTAAAAGTTGATTTTCGCACTCAAATCCAATTTTTCGCACACACCACCTAACCAGTCTACCATTTGCCTATGATATTCATTGACACAGAGTAGAATTAGGACAAAAAAGTTACTTACAGCCTTTTTAAGGAAGCTGCCTTCATTTAATTTATACAAAGACCTAGTAAAAATCGAGAAATATTAAAAAATTCCAGCCAAAAAGCATGGGAAATCCAAAATATATACTTTCCAACAACTATAAAAGGCAGCTCACTATAGCTGCCTTTCATTTTAATCGTTATTATACTTATCAAGATGATCCACTCTAACATTCGCTGTACTAGCTGAAGAAACACCTACATGATTTTTATATTCATCATTATAGAAAACATGAACGTCTACCATTCCAGATGGCTCTTTAGTGCCTCCGTTATACTTCATGATGTCTTCTCCGTCCATTTGGATCGTTTCAACAAAAGTCAACTTTCCAAATGCATCATTGGAGTAGTTTAACTCGTAATAGTTCAAATACTCATCTTGAGACATGTGAAGAGGCTCTTCAGATGCTAAAACCTTCTTCCAATCATCTAACTTCCAACCATCCTCAGTTAAAACGACTGTGTAATACATGGTATACGCACCATGCCCCAGCAAATTAACAGGTTCAAAGTTTTTCACGATAAATTCATCATTCGATTTCTCAACTACTGAATATTGAAAGTCAAAAACATGACTAGGTAAGAAATCTGCATCACAGCTACAGTAATACTCTTCAAGAATACCTTTTAAAATAGAGTCTGCGAATTTCTCCGTGCTAAATGGTAATAAATGTGGGCGGGCTACTTCATAATCTGGTTTACTATAGTCATCCCAAAAATCATGTACAGACCATTTATTTTCTTCCCCTAGTTGTTTAAAGGTCTCCCCAATCTGTAGAATTAAGTCTTGAGTGATCGTGAGCGCTTCCCCATCTTCAAGTGTAACTTCCGGTTCAAGTGGTAACCCATCTGATATTGTTTCTCCATCATCATTTGTTTCATCGGGTTCTTCTTCAGGTGGTGTAGATCCTTCATCAGATGGTGATTTTTCTAAATCATCCACTATATCAGGTACTTCGACCGCATCCGTTTTATTCATAAAATAAAAACCACTGCCTATCAAAATGACGATAATAGGAATAATCCAAGCGATTTTCTTCATTAAAATGCCCCCTTGTTTGCACCCTTACTTTCTGTTCCTCTTAATTAGACGAAAAGGAGCGAGTTCTGTTGCATTTTTCCGGATAATTCCAACATAAATTCTAGAAAAATATTTATCTTGTCCAAACACATGTTAATCATTTGAATAAGGTATAGTGGAGGGCTAAACTCATGAGTTTGTAGGCGGATTTACATCTAGTTGTAAACAATTATTATGTAGGCGTCTTTTTGGTGTATGAAAAAAATCCTTCGAACTGAGAACCGCGAGCCCTCTAATGCTTACATTCCCCTACAACTCTAAGGCCAGCATTTTGCCGTGCTGGTCTTTTTTCTTTTTTCATAAAATACCCTGTCCTTTTCCGCCTTTCACCTGTACTTAATAGGTGAAGGGAGGTGAGACAGATGGCAACAAGGAGTTTTATGGTTTCACGTATTCGTTTAACATTTAACCACGGGTTAGATCAAGAGGGGAAGCCAATTTTAAAAGCAAAATCGTACAGCAATGTTAAAGAAGTTACAACGCCTGAGCAAATTTTAGCTGTATCACAAGCTATTGAGAGCCTATGTTCCTACGAATTGCACTCAATTCAGCAAAATGATACGGCTGAGATTACTGGTTAATGAGTAGTCTCGATATCCCACTAAGGAAAGGAGGTATAGGTTATGGCAAAGACACTTGAACTAGAATTCGAAACAGCTTCTGGAAAGGTAAGTAAGCTTTCCATTAACGATCCGGTTGAACCTGTAGACCCAGTTGCTGTTGAACAAGTCATGAACACTATCATTCAAGAGAATGTGTTCGAAACGAGTAATGGCGATTTCGTAGCTGCTCTCGGGGCTAGACTTGTCGAGCGAAATGTTACTGACTACGACTTTGAAGCGTAATAATCACTAGGGGCTGTTTTATTGAAACAGTCCCTTTTCTAATACCTAAGAATGGAGGTGAGAAAAAATGGAACAGTGGATTTCTTTTGTAGGTGAAATTGGATTTCCAATCGTGGTCACTCTATTTTTACTGCATCGAATCGAAAGTAAACTAGATACATTGATTCAATCCATTCAAAGCCTTCCAGAGAAGCTCCATTCATAGCAAAGTGTGAAATCCTCTCGACTATTGGGAGGATTTCACTTTTTATAGGCGTTTCTTGGGGTGTTATAATGAAGAGAAAAAAATAGAAATTCATGCAGGAAAATAGATAGATTGTGACGAAAAAATAGATATAAAGAACAAATGTTCGGAGGGGTTCAAATGAAATTTATCCATACCGCAGATTGGCACTTAGGTAAACTTGTGCACGGGTTATATATGACAGAAGACCAAGCCTATATGTTGGAACAATTTATTCAATTGGTAGAAGAGGAAAAACCAGATGCTGTTGTTATTGCTGGTGACCTCTATGATCGGTCCGTACCACCTACACACGCAGTTAACCTACTTAATGATATCCTTTTCAAATTAAACGTAGAAATGAAGGTCCCCGTTGTTGCCATTTCAGGAAACCACGATAGTGCAGAGAGACTGTCATTTGGTTCATCTTGGTATCAGCATCATCAATTTTATTTACAAGGAAAGCTCGAGGATTCTTTCAAGCCGGTTACAGTTGGGGATTTGAACTTTTTCCTCGTCCCTTATGCTGAACCAGCGACGGTAAAAGAACTGTTAGAGGATCCCTCTATTACGAATCATGATGAAGCGATGAAAGCAATTATGGGGAAATTAGAAGCTTACATAAATCCTGATGAACCTAATATTTTTGTAGGACATGCTTTTGTTATTGGTGGTCAAACAAGTGACTCAGAAAGAACGTTGTCAGTAGGAGGGGCAGAATGTGTATCTTCCCATTTATTTGCGCCATTTACCTATACAGCCTTAGGGCATTTGCATAATCCTCATGCCTTATCTCATCCCACTGTTCACTATTCTGGATCTCTATTAAAATACTCATTTTCAGAAGCTACTCACAAAAAATCAGTTTCGATTGTAGAAATTGATGAAAAAGGTGTGGCTACTAGAACAGAAAAGTTTTTAAAACCGAGAAGAGATATGAGAGAAGTTGAAGGGTACTTAGATGAATTGTTAGACCCAAGCTTTTATAAAAAACAAGAAACAGACGACTATTTAAAAGTGAGTCTCTTAGATGAAGGGGCACTTCATGAACCGATTCAAAAATTGCGACACGTCTATCCAAATGTCCTCCATTTGGAACGGAAAGTGGATTGGATGGACGCTAAGAAAAAGCAAGTCTATCAGACCGTGCAGCAAAACAAAATGTCTGAAGTAGAGTTATTTGAGATTTTCTATCAAGAGATGACAACAGCGACATTTTCTGATGAAAAGAAAAAGTGGCTAGAAGAAATTGTGGATGAAGTGAAGAAGAAGGAGAGTGTGACCCTATGAGACCTCTAATTCTAACGATGCAAGCATTCGGTCCATATG
Proteins encoded in this region:
- the qoxD gene encoding cytochrome aa3 quinol oxidase subunit IV, translated to MKELFPRKQVMGFVFSLVLTFVALAVYFFEMSFGVGMTILLITAFIQAGLQLVVFMHAGETEDKAAIYTNVYYGVIIALVTVFGTLLAMVWGYM
- a CDS encoding DUF1659 domain-containing protein, which gives rise to MATRSFMVSRIRLTFNHGLDQEGKPILKAKSYSNVKEVTTPEQILAVSQAIESLCSYELHSIQQNDTAEITG
- a CDS encoding exonuclease SbcCD subunit D — protein: MKFIHTADWHLGKLVHGLYMTEDQAYMLEQFIQLVEEEKPDAVVIAGDLYDRSVPPTHAVNLLNDILFKLNVEMKVPVVAISGNHDSAERLSFGSSWYQHHQFYLQGKLEDSFKPVTVGDLNFFLVPYAEPATVKELLEDPSITNHDEAMKAIMGKLEAYINPDEPNIFVGHAFVIGGQTSDSERTLSVGGAECVSSHLFAPFTYTALGHLHNPHALSHPTVHYSGSLLKYSFSEATHKKSVSIVEIDEKGVATRTEKFLKPRRDMREVEGYLDELLDPSFYKKQETDDYLKVSLLDEGALHEPIQKLRHVYPNVLHLERKVDWMDAKKKQVYQTVQQNKMSEVELFEIFYQEMTTATFSDEKKKWLEEIVDEVKKKESVTL
- the qoxB gene encoding cytochrome aa3 quinol oxidase subunit I; the encoded protein is MEFLERFAIPHPSVAIYASMVAIGITVIAIFAGLTYFKKWGYLWREWLTTVDHKRIGIMYLISALLMLFRGGVDAIMMRAQLAVPENTLLDAQHYNEIFTTHGVVMIIFMAMPFIMALMNFVVPLQIGARDVAFPRLNALSFWLFFMGAMLFNISFVVGGSPDAGWTSYFPLAGNEFSPSVGTNYYMIAIQIAGLGTLMTGINFITTILKMRAPGMTLMKMPMFTWSSLITNVIIVFAFPVLTVALAMGTMDRLFGTHFFTTNNGGMDMLWANLFWVWGHPEVYILILPAFGIYSEVISTFARRNLYGYKSMVGSMVIISLLSFLVWAHHFFTMGHGALTNSIFSITTMAIAVPTGIKIFNWLFTLWKGKIEFTVPMLYSLGFIPIFTIGGVTGVMLAMASADYQYHNTMFLVAHFHLVIIPGVVFAMLAGLTYWWPKMFGFMLNERIGKWAFWFIASGTVVAFFPMFISGLDGQARRMYTYSEATGFGIWNMLSFVGALMLAVGFVIIVYNIYYSTRYASREISSDPWNARSLEWATHSPVPEYNFAIAPEVNSSEAFWDAKKNKESLFKGKYQEIHMPNKSGVPFIMSAIFYVWGFSMIFSLWIPAILSTIGIFACMAHRSVEEDHGYHISVDEIIETEEKLGGAR
- a CDS encoding OsmC family protein: MEFTINWKGKMAFGSETPSGHTILMDASEEVGGENQGARPTELLLNAVAGCTGIDIISILHKMRLEPTAFQMDVKGVRADDHPKKFTDIHIHYALDGDLPEEKVVRAIELSKDKYCSVSHSLSSNITVSYSINGKEGEKSL
- a CDS encoding DUF2922 domain-containing protein, which produces MAKTLELEFETASGKVSKLSINDPVEPVDPVAVEQVMNTIIQENVFETSNGDFVAALGARLVERNVTDYDFEA
- the qoxA gene encoding cytochrome aa3 quinol oxidase subunit II, giving the protein MRFKWPFLLLLVSIVTVLSGCEPLLVLDPKGPQAETTADVIMLSIWTMSIIVFVVFAILIYMLVKYRASKQSNDYEPPHIEGNVIVESIIVGIPVLIIIFLSIVSVKSTYEVESVPKGYEDQEPLVIYASSSNWKWHFSYPEEDIETVNYVFIPTHRPVEFRLYSYGPITSFWVPQLAGQKYAMADMVTKINIVAEVPGEFSGRNANFSGKGFAENTFNVKAMPNAEYEEWVEEVKDTAKPLTEDRFTELLEPGHLGQLTFSNTHLDFLPPPEGEHAGHNHGTSNEKQHEQTDHSNEKDDSHSKESDHER
- the qoxC gene encoding cytochrome aa3 quinol oxidase subunit III; the encoded protein is MKVDHTQPLEYSTGQNSLNILGFWIFLGAEIMLFATLFASYFTLEGRTGSGPSGAEIFEITPVLIETLLLLTSSFTIGLGIHAMRIGRTKAMLTFFSITLLLGLAFLGVEIYEFMHYVHVGAGIQTSGFTAALLTTLGTHGAHVTFGLFWGLFIVLQVKKRGLTPATANKSFIFSLYWHFLDVVWIFIFSFIYLKGMM
- a CDS encoding flavodoxin family protein, whose translation is MKIIVFHGSTRSDGNTEYLAHLAVPEDKATHVYLRDCFIQDIQDERHSEEGFPEIDDDMAAIVDQMLDHDVLVFATPIYWYSMTSLMKTFIDRWSQIMREDRYSHFKDRLKEKKAYVIAVGGDSPYIKGLPLIQQFKHIFEFFGTSFEGYLIGKANKPGEIKEDQRAIQAAPTLIKELTE
- a CDS encoding 5-formyltetrahydrofolate cyclo-ligase; the encoded protein is METKQDIRERIWTYLEENKLGRFPFPLKGRIPNFKGAEKAAHFVTTIPGYKDAKVIKVNPDSPQLPIRAQALRDGKTILVPTPRLKAGFIMVKPEWVPAGGERRAASLSHIKSYGKEIPLTDIPPIDLFFVGSVALQQDGRRVGKGEGYADREYAILRELGNPAIPVIGTVHSGQLTDVDVPRDPFDLTVDWIATESELIETKTPYPKPEGIQWELVTEEEMNEMPVLKEIWDIKRSH
- a CDS encoding YvrJ family protein, which produces MEQWISFVGEIGFPIVVTLFLLHRIESKLDTLIQSIQSLPEKLHS